The nucleotide window TGCGGGCCTAGCGGAATCCTTTCGCCGTCGATTGGAACATCCATTACCCGTCCCACTTCCGTTTCGCTCTTCGCATCACCCCGTTCCGATGTCGCCGTCCGCGCACTCACAAACTCAGGACGCTGCGGGTGAATGCCGTTCTGTATGCGGCGTGCGATAGCCGTCCGTCAGCGCGTTGATGGATTGAACGATTGAATGCCGATCAAGACGGAAGTGCTCGTAGAGGTCGGTGATCGACCCGGTCTGGCCGAAATGTTCTACCCCATGGGGGATCGTCTTGTGGCCCGCAACGGCCCCGAGCCATGACAGGGTCGCCGGGTGCCCGTCGATGACGGTGACGATACTGCAGGAATTTGGCAGGTTGTCCAAAAGCGTCTCCACGTGGCTTCGGGCTTTCGTGTTGCCCCGGGCGCGCGCCCGCTGCGCCGCGGTCCAACCAGCGTTGAGCCGGTCCGCCGATGTCACCGCCAATACGCCCACGTCGCGGCGATGCTCACCGATCATCCCCGCCGCGGCGATCGCCTCAGGTGCGACGGCACCCTGATAGGCAAGAACGACCGAACAATTCGGCCCCGGCGCGCGCAGCCAATACGCGCCGTCGATGGCCCCTTGGCGGAACGCGTCATCGACCCGCTTTCCGGGCTGCTCGATGGGATTTGTCGTCAACCTCAGATAGACGGAGCCGCCCGTCTCATCGCGCAACCAGGTGCGCTCGTCCGGGTCGCCTTCACCGTCGCGCTGCATGTAGTCGAACGCCCATTCCATGATAACGGCCAACTCGTCCACAAAGGCGGGCTCAAACGCCGCGAGGCCGTCTTGGGACATGCCGATCAAGGGTGACCCGATGGATTGATGCGCGCCACCTTCGGGCGCGAGTGTCACACCGGACGGCGTTCCCACGATCATGAAGCGGGCATCCTGATAGCAGGCATAGTTCATTGCGTCCAAGCCGCGCGCGACGAACGGGTCGTAGACGGTGCCGATGGGGATCAGGCGTTTGCCGAACAATGAATGGGACAGGCCCGCCGCTCCCAGCAGGAGAAACAGGTTCATCTCCGCGATACCGAGTTCGATGTGCTGACCATCGGGGGCGAATTCCCATTTCGCGGTCGACGGTATGTTGTGGTCCCTGAATGTGTCGGCCTGTGCGGTGCGGGCAAACAACTTGCGCCGGTTGACCCACGGGCCGAGGTTCGTGGTTCCCGTCACGTCGGGTGAGGTCGTAACGATGCGGCTGGCCAACTCGCTGTCGCCCTTGGATAGCGCGTCCAGGATTTTGCCGAACCCCATCTGGGTCGAGATTTCGCGATCACCCGCGATCTCGATCGCCGGGACGTCCATGACCTTGTCAGACAGCCTTCGTGTCCCCTTGGCGAAGAACGGCACCCGCTCAAGGAACGCCTCGAATCCATCCACATCCTCGACCGTGGCGAGAGCGTCCCATTCCTGACCTTGCTTCACGCCCATATGGGCCTGCCATTCGGCCATCTGCGCCTTGGTCATCAGGCCGCCGTGATTGTCCTTGTGCCCGGCAATCGGGGTGCCCCATCCCTTGATCGTATATGCTAGAAAGCAGACGGGCCGATCGTGGTCGATGGATGCAAAAATGTCCGCCATCGTGTGAACGCAATTCCCGCCGAGGTTTTCCATCAGGTGTGCAAGTTCGCTGTCCGACCGGCGCTCTAGAAGCGATGTGACATCCCCCTGATCCCCCAAATCGTCCATCAGCCGTGAACGCCAAACGGCCCCTCCCATATAGGTCAGTGCGGAATAAAGCTGGTTGGGGCAGCCGTCGATCCATTCGCGCAGCTTGTCGCCGCCGGGCTCGGAAAAGGCGGCGCGCTGCAACTGGCCGTACTTCACGCGGACCACGTCCCAGCCGAACGCTTCGAAAATCTTCTCCACCCGCGCGAAAAGACCTTCGCGCACGATCCCATCGAGGGATTGGCGATTGTAGTCGATGATCCACCACGTGTTGCGCAGATCGTTCTTCCAGCCCTCCTGAAGGCATTCGTAGATGTTGCCCTCGTCCAGTTCCGCATCGCCGATAAGCGAAACCATCCGACCTAGAGGGATGTCGTTGCCCCAGCTTTTGGCCTGCACGTAATCCTGCGTGATGGACGCAAAAGACGTGATCGCAACGCCAAGCCCGACTGATCCGGTAGAGAAGTCCACATCATCCACGTCCTTGGTGCGCGACGGATAGCTCTGCACGCCGCTGAAGCCGCGGAAATTCTCCATCTTCTCGCGCGTCATGTTGCCCATGAGGTACTGCATTGCGTGAAAGACCGGGGATGCGTGGGGCTTGACCGCAACCCGGTCCTCCGGCCGGAGCACCGAGAAGTAGAGCGCCGTCATGATGGAGACCATGGACGCGGACGACGCCTGGTGTCCGCCGACCTTGATCCCGTCTTGTTTCGGCCGGATGTGATTGGCGTTGTGGATCATCCAGTGGGACAGCCACAGAAGGCGTTGTTCCACGGTCTTGAGGTGATCGGGGGAGCGCGTCATGGAAGTCACTTGCTTTGCATCCTAGGCTGCGGATCGGATCGGGTGGCGCGGCAGGGCCTGGGCCAGATCGTCTAGCACGTCGTCGATCCCTTCAAGACCAATCGACAGCCGCACAAGCCCTTCGCTGATCCCGTGCGCCGCACGCTCTTCCGCCGTGTAGGTCGAGTGGGTCATGCTGGCCGGATGCTGCACGAGGGTTTCCGCATCGCCCAAGGACACCGCCCGCGTGATAAGCTTCAGCCGGTTCATGGTCTCGATCCCGGCCTCCAGGCCACCTTTCAACTCGAACGCGATCATGCCGCCAAACTGCGCCATCTGTCGTTTGGCGAGGTGGTGTTGCGCAAAGCTGCCAAGACCGGGGTAGTGGACATCTGCCACCGCCTCGTTTCGCGCCAGCATTTCCGCGACGCTCATCGCGCTGGCGCAATGTCGGTCCATCCGCAATTCGAGGGTCTTCAGACCGCGCAGGATCAACATGGCATTGAACGGGGCCATGACGGCGCCCGTCATGTCCTTCATGCCGACATGCCGGATTTCGCTGACCAGATCTTCTGACCCGACCAGAAGGCCCGCCACGACATCCCCGTGCCCGCCCAAATACTTGGTTGCCGAATGCACGACGATGTCCGCGCCATGTTCGATCGGCTTGGTCAGGTACGGCGTGGCATAGGTGTTATCCACCACGACCAAAGCGCCATTGGCATGGGCGATGTTCGACACCGCGCGAATGTCGACCAGCCGCATGTTCGGATTGGCTGGCGTCTCGAAATAGACCAGCTTGGTTTTCCGGCTAATGGCGGCTTCAAGGTTTTCGGCGCGCGTCAGGTCGATATGGGTCAATTCGATACCGAATTTTGCCAACCCGTGCTGCATGAAGGAAAACGTGCATCCATATAGCGTCTTGTCGAGGATTACCTCATCGCCGGGCGACAGGAGTGTCCACATCGCAGCGGAAATGGCGCCCATCCCCGACGCAAGCGCAAGGCCAGCCTCGGCCCCTTCCAGCGCCGCGATGCGCCGTTCAAGCAGGGCCGTCGTTGGATTGGAAATGCGCGAATAGATGTGTCCCGCCCGCGCACCCTCGAACATCTCGCCGCCCGCTTCCGCAGTCTCGAATGCGAATGTCGATGTCAGGTGCAAGGGCGGTGTCAGCGCGCCCTCGTGGTCCATCGGATCATAGCCGTGGTGAATTGCGACAGTGGAAAAACTTTCGGGGCGGTTCCGCATATCAAACTCCTTGCTCTGTTGCGGCATGGTATGTCGTGACTGCGCATGAAAGATTGCCAAATGTGGCAAGAGAACATATGAAATTGGCATATTCTGCCAAGGGATGCGGAAATGGACGCAAAAGACCGCCAAATCATCCGTGCCCTTCAGCGCAATGGCCGGATGACGAATCAGGATCTTGCCGCAACGGTCAATTTGTCGCCGTCGCCATGTTTGCGCCGCCTCAAGCTGCTTGAACAAAGCGGGGCGATCGTCGGCTACAGCGCGAGCATCGACGCCGCAGCCTACGGTCTTCCGGTCACGGTCTTTGTCAGCATCACTCTGACCGGACATACGGAGGCCGTGGTCAAACAGTTCGAGCAAGAGATCCGGCGCGTCGATCAGGTTCTGGAATGTTTCGTGATGACCGGCACATCGGATTACCTGTTGCGCGTCGTCGTGAAAGATCTGTCGGACTACGAAACCTTCGTCCGCAAGCGGCTGCACCCGATCGGCGGCATCGGCTCTATCGACAGCAGGTTTGTCTACGGTGTGGTAAAGAAAACGAACGTGTTTCCCGTGGTTGAGTGAGGCCGTCCCCCTGATGAGTGCCGAGCCTTCAACCCTGAATGTCTGGCCTATCCTCCCTTCCGGCGGGCAATCACCCGACGGGCGTCGATCAGATGCCGTCACCTCACGTCTCAGTGTTGGCAATCGCCGGCATTCGTGACCTCGTGTCGCTTGCGCTTTCAATGGTCTAGGAAAGCAGGCCACGAGGCATACACGACTGCGGTTTGCGCGATCCAACTCGGCCCTCCCGTTGCAGGATTGCCGATCTTGAGCGCCTGCGCACGTGTTGTGCTTTGAAAACCGACGCGGATCGTATCTGATTGCCTATTGATGCGATTGGCGCCCGGTGACCGGATGATGACACGATGAAAGATACCCGATCCGTTCCGACCCTTCAGGACGTGGCCGATCTTGCCCGGGTCTCCACGGCGACGGTATCGCGGTGCCTGAATTTTCCGGGCCAGGTGTCCGACAAGACGCGGCAAAGGGTCGACCGGGCGGTGGAGGCCTTGGGTTACACGCCGAATTTCGGGGCGCGCGCGATGGCCGCGCAGCGCACCAAGACAATCGGCGCCATCATCCCCACGATGGAGAATTCCGTCTTCGCGCGCGGCATCCAGGCCGTGCAGGAGGAGCTTGACGCCAACGGCTACACGCTTCTGGTCGCCAGCTCGTCCTATCGGCCGGATCTGGAGGAGCGGCAGATCAGATCGCTGGTTGCGCGCGGCGCGGATGCGCTGCTTCTCATCGGGCATGAACGGGACCCCGCGATCTTCAAATATCTGGAAGCCCGCAATATCCCCACGCTGGTGACGTGGGCGTTCGACCCGTCCCACGCGCGGCCCTCGGTCGGGTTCGACAATCGCCGCGCTATGGAAACGCTCACCCAAGAGGTCTTGCGCCTCGGCCACCGGCGGCTGGCCATGATCTCCGTCGATGCGATGTCCAACGACCGGGTCGCGGCGCGCGAACAGGGCGTGCGCGATGCGATGCGCGCGGCCGGGCTGGACGAGACCGATCTGGTCATCGTCGGCTCCCGCTACAGTATCGAGGAGGGGGGGCACGGATTTTCGGCGCTGATGGGGCGGACGCCACGGCCCACCATCGTCCTTTGTGCCAACGACGTCCTCGCCGTGGGGGCAATGCGGAGGGCACGGGAAATGGGCCTATGCGTCCCGCAAGACGTCTCCATCGTCGGGTTCGATGACATCGACCTGGCGCAGGTGACGTATCCGGAGCTGACCACCGTCCATGTCCCGCATCGGGAGATGGGCCGCCAAGCCGCGCGCGCCCTGATCGACCATCTGGAGCATGGACACGCGATCGTCGGGCGAGAATTGGCGGCGGAGCTTCGTCTGCGCGGCTCCCTCGGCCCGCCACCCCAGGGTCAGAGTTGAAGGCTCAGTCCAACTTGAAGCCTTGCGCGCGGATATAGGCGCCGAAATCCGCACGCTCGGGGCGGCTATATTGCCGGGCCTTGTCCTCGGACCAGCCGTAATTCTGACTCTCTCCGTAAGCGCCCACAAACCTTTGCGTGCCGTAGGGCTGCGTGGCGGCCCGATCCGCATCATACGCGCGGATCGCCCCCGTCACATCGCCTTCGTCGAAGCGATCAACGTGGCAGGTGACGCGAAGCGGCAGGCGTTTGGCGACCTGCGGCGCGTCGGCGGGGTAGCCGATGGCAAGTCCCGCGAAGGGGAAGACGTGGGCGGGCAGGTGCAGCAGGTCCGACACGGCCCGCGCCTCATTGCGCACGGCACTGATTGGGCAACATCCGAGGCCCACCGCCTCCGCCGCCGCGACAAACGCGCCCAGTGCGATCGCCGCGTCCGTTGCCGCGTTCACCAGCGCGTCGAGATGATCGTTCGCAAAGGGAAGGCCATGCATCTCGTGGATGTGGCGCTGCCTGCGATTGTTCCCGCAAAACACCGCAAGCGTCGGCGCGTCCGCGACCCAGGCCTGACCGGACACCAATTCCGCCAATTGCCGCCGGATCGCCTCATCCCGCACCAAGATGATGTCGCGCTGTTGCAGATCACTTTTCGTGGGCGCGCAGAGGGCGGTCACGCAGAGCACCTTAAGCAGATCCATCTCTACCGCACGCGCCTGAAACGACCGGCAGGACCCACGGCTCGCCACCGCCCGCAATGCGTCCGTCCGCGCGGTCCAGTCCCCGACATCCGGGGCGTCGGAAAAGCGTGCGTTCAAGAGGTCTTGCAGGCTGGGTTTCTCGGGCTGGGTCATCGCATCCTGTCCACGGAAATTGTAAGCATTGCTTTCGGTTCGCTTTAGAATTTGTCGTCTGAATGAAGTTCCGCTGTCGATTGAACTGTGGCATGTTCCGTGCAGCCAGGGGAAGACTCGAGCGGACATGACCACAGACACCTTGAAAGTGACCATCGAACGGGGGCCGGGCATCGCGCGGCGCGATTTCGAGGTTCCGGCCTATGACAACCAGACGGTCCTGGACGTGGTCAGCTGGGTGCAGCAGAACTCTGATCCGACGCTGAGTTACCGCTTCGCCTGCCGGGTGGGCATGTGCGGATCATGCGCGATGATGGTCAACGGCGTGCCGCGCTGGACGTGCCGAACGCACATCTCCAAGGTACTGGACGGGGACGAGGTGACGATCGCGCCGCTCAGAAACCTGCCCGTTATCAAGGATCTGGCCGTCGACATGGATCCGTTCTTCGACAAATGGGTCGCGGCGGAAGGGGTGCATCACGGCGGCCTGACGCGCGAGGATCCAATCGCACCCGTGGATGCGGAGAGTGGCGCGCGGGTGGAAGCGAATGCCGGGATCGAATGCATCAATTGCTCGGTCTGCTACGCCGCGTGTGACACGGTGGCGGGCAATGCCGATTACCTTGGCCCTGCGGCATTGCAGCGAGCCTGGACGCTGCTCAACGATGCCAAGGACGAGGGGCGCGTGGCCATTCTGGACGCGGTCAGCGGATCGGGCGGGTGCCACAATTGCCATTCCATGGGATCGTGCACGGCCTATTGCCCGAATGATCTGGACCCGATGTCGGCCATCGCGGGGCTGAAACGCGAGACGGCGCGCAATTTCTTTCGGAGGGGGCGCTGATGCTGGGAATGCGGCTCTACATGGCGCAGCGCATCACGGCGCTCTTGATGGGGCCTTTCGTGCTCGGACACATCGCGGTGATGATTTATGCGATCCAGGGCGGGCTGAGCGCGGCGGAGATCTTGGGGCGCACGCAGGGATCGTTCCTGTGGTTCGCGTTTTACGGCCTTTTCGTGGTGGCGGTGTCCATCCACGGCGCCATCGGGTTACGGGTCATCGCCCATGAATGGGCGGGCGTGAAGGGCGCGGCGCTTGAGGCGCTGATGTGGATCATAGGCGCAGGATTGTTCGCGATGGGAGCACGGGCCGTCTGGGCCGTGACCTTCGCATGAAGGCGGTGGCGCGCGCGCATCCGCTGTGGGTGGCCTATATCGTTCACCGGCTCTCGGGCCTGGCGCTGGCGCTGTTCCTGCCCATGCATTTCTGGGTGCTGGCGATGGCGGTGAGCGACCCGGGGCGGCTTGACGGGTTCTTGGCGTTGACCGAGGCCGGGATCGTCAAGGTGGCGGAGTTCGGGCTGGTGTTCCTTTTGGCGGTTCACATGTTCGGCGGGCTGCGATTGCTGGCGTTGGAATGGTTGCCGTGGCGGCCCGCGCAGAAGACGCTGGCGGCGGGCGCGGCGGCGGTTTCGTTCCTGATCGCGGGCGCGTTTTTGGTACAGGCGGTATGAATGATGGTTGAGATCGAACGCCACGACACGGATATCCTGATCCTTGGTACCGGGGGCGCGGGCCTGTTCGCAGCCCTCCACGCGCAGCAGACGGCCCCCGAAGGCACGAAAATCACCATCGCCGTGAAAGGCTTGATCGGCAAGTGCGGCTGCACGCGGATGGTGCAGGGCGGCTATAATGTCGCTTTGGGCGGCGGCGACACGGTCGAGCGGCATTTCATGGACACGATCAACGGCGGCAAGTGGCTGCCCAATCAGAACATGGCGTGGCGGTTGTGCGAACAGGCCGTGGTGCGCATCCGAGAGCTGGAGAATGAGGTTGGGTGCTTCTTCGACCGCAACCCCGACGGCACGCTGCACCAGAAGGCCTTCGCCGGCCAGACGGCGGACCGGACCGTGCACAAGGGCGACCTGACGGGCATCGAGATCATCAACCGGTTGATGGAAAAGGTGCTGGCGAGCGGGGTTGAGAAGCTGCAGGAACACCGTGCGATCGGCCTGATCCCGACGAAAGATGGCAGCGCGCTTGCCGGTGTTCTGATGATCGACATGCGGACAGGCGGCTTCCGCTTCGTGCGGGCGAAAACGGTGCTGATGGCGACGGGCGGCGGCCCGACCATGTACAAGTACCACACGCCGTCCGGCGACAAGACGATGGACGGCCTCGCCATGGCCCTGCGCGCCGGTCTGAAACTGCGCGATATGGAGATGGTACAGTTTCATCCCACCGGCCTTCTGGCGGGCGATCACACGCGGATGACCGGCACCGTGCTGGAAGAAGGCCTGCGCGGCGCGGGCGGACAGCTTATCAACCACGCGGGCCAGCGGTTCATGTTCGACCATGACGGCAAGGGCGAGCGAGCGACACGCGACGTGGTCAGCCGCGGGATCTACGCCGAGATGCGCAAGAACAACAATCCGGAGCAGGAGGGTGTCTTCATCTCGATGTCCCACCTTGGGCCGGAATGGGTGGCGCAGAAATTCAAAGGCATGGTCAAACGCTGCGCCGATAGCGGCTTCGACCTAGCGGCGGGCAAGGTGGAGGTCGTGCCGACCGCGCATTACTTCATGGGCGGTGTGGTCGTCGACGTGGATACGAGGACCGAGATGGAAGGGCTTTACGTCGCTGGCGAAGATGCCGGCGGCGCCCATGGGTCGAACCGTTTGGGCGGCAACGGCGTGGCAAACTCGACCGTGTATGGCGGCATCGCCGGAGACACGATGGGCCGCGACGTGACAGCGATGTCGCTGCGCGCGCCCGATGAAGAGGTGCTGGCCGCCGAAGTGGCGCGCGCCGTCTATCCGCTCACGAGAAAGCCTGATCTGGTCCTCCCCCTGCGCAAGCAATTGCAGGAGGTGATGTGGGACGAGGTCGGCGTGATGCGCACGGCGGCCGGGATGAAGCGTGGGCTGACGGGGATCGCCACGGTCTCGGACGCGCTGATGGATGTGGGCGTGGAAGGCAGCAATCTGGCATTCAACCTCACATGGCACGATTGGCTGAACTTGCGCTCCCTTTGCGATATCTCCGAAGTGATCACGAAGGCCGGGCTGGCGCGTGAGAATTCACGCGGCGCCCACTTCCGGGAAGATTTCCCCGAGCCGGGCGCGATGGAAGACAGCGAATTCACTGTTGCGCGCATGGACGGTGCCGACGTCACCGTCACGCGACAGCCCGTTCAATTCACAATCGTTCGACCCGGCGAGACGATCTTGCCGGAGGGCGAACCAGAAACATTGGTGGCTGCACAATGATACCGATCCAACTTATTCAAAAAACGGCCGAGACCCTGATGGACAAGGCCGCCATAGAGATCCCGCAGGATTATCTCGATGGTCTCAAAAAGGCCGCAGAGACGGAGGATGGCGATCTGTCCTCCTTCGTGCTCAAGGCGATGCTCGACAATTACGAAGCCGCCAAGGAAGACCGCCGCGCGATGTGCGGCGATACCGGCGTGCCGCGCTGGTTCGTGAAGATGGGCAACGAGGCGCGGGTCGAGGGCGGGATGGTCGCGCTGGAGGCCGCGTTGCGTCGGGCCACTGCGAATGCCACCAACGGTGTCCCGCTGAGGCCCAACCGCGTGCATCCGCTCTGGCGGACAGACCATAACAACAATGTCGGCATTGGTGCGCCCGAGATTGAATATGGCTTTGAGCCGGAGGGGGAGTGGATCGACCTGATCACTGTCCACAAGGGCGGGCTTTTCGGGACCGATTACCGGATGCTCTTCCCCTCTGACGGCGTGCAGGGGATCAAGCGCTTCTACCTCGACAGCCTGATGGCCTTTGGCAAGCGCGGCCTGGCTTGCCAGCCCGCCATCATCGGGATCGGGTTGGGCGGGTCGAAGGACATTTGCATGACCCTTGGCAAGCGCGCCTCGGTCCTGCGCACGGTCGGCAGCCGGAACAGCGATCCCCGCATTGCCGAGATGGAGGATGAGTTCAAGGAATTGGGCAATTCCATCGGTATGGGAGCGATGGGATTTGTCGGCAAAAACATGGTGATAGATTGCAATATCGAGGTCGGGTATTGCCACACTGGCGGCATGCCGATGAGCGTCCACGCTTTCTGCCTGTCCTCCCGCCGGGCGGTTGCGCGCATCCACGCCAATGGGCGGGTGGAGCACCGAACGGACCCCGATTGGTTCACCGATTACCAGCGGCGTGAAACGGTGGAATGGGAACCGGCTTTGGAGGCAGCGGAATGAGCGGGCCGCGCGAAATTATCCTGTCCACGACGCCCACGGACGAGGATATCGCCAAGCTGCGGCTCGGCGATGTCGTCTACCTCAGCGGTCTGATGTATACGGCGCGGGAAGGCGTCTACATGCGCGCGCTGCAGGATCGGGCGAATATCCCGATGGAACTGCCCACGCAATCGGCGGCGAATTTCCACTGTTCTCCCGCCGCGCGGATCAACGCCGACGGCTCCTTCGACATGGGAGCGGTGACGGCCACGGCCTCCTTCCGCTTTGCC belongs to Hasllibacter sp. MH4015 and includes:
- a CDS encoding transketolase; the encoded protein is MTRSPDHLKTVEQRLLWLSHWMIHNANHIRPKQDGIKVGGHQASSASMVSIMTALYFSVLRPEDRVAVKPHASPVFHAMQYLMGNMTREKMENFRGFSGVQSYPSRTKDVDDVDFSTGSVGLGVAITSFASITQDYVQAKSWGNDIPLGRMVSLIGDAELDEGNIYECLQEGWKNDLRNTWWIIDYNRQSLDGIVREGLFARVEKIFEAFGWDVVRVKYGQLQRAAFSEPGGDKLREWIDGCPNQLYSALTYMGGAVWRSRLMDDLGDQGDVTSLLERRSDSELAHLMENLGGNCVHTMADIFASIDHDRPVCFLAYTIKGWGTPIAGHKDNHGGLMTKAQMAEWQAHMGVKQGQEWDALATVEDVDGFEAFLERVPFFAKGTRRLSDKVMDVPAIEIAGDREISTQMGFGKILDALSKGDSELASRIVTTSPDVTGTTNLGPWVNRRKLFARTAQADTFRDHNIPSTAKWEFAPDGQHIELGIAEMNLFLLLGAAGLSHSLFGKRLIPIGTVYDPFVARGLDAMNYACYQDARFMIVGTPSGVTLAPEGGAHQSIGSPLIGMSQDGLAAFEPAFVDELAVIMEWAFDYMQRDGEGDPDERTWLRDETGGSVYLRLTTNPIEQPGKRVDDAFRQGAIDGAYWLRAPGPNCSVVLAYQGAVAPEAIAAAGMIGEHRRDVGVLAVTSADRLNAGWTAAQRARARGNTKARSHVETLLDNLPNSCSIVTVIDGHPATLSWLGAVAGHKTIPHGVEHFGQTGSITDLYEHFRLDRHSIVQSINALTDGYRTPHTERHSPAAS
- a CDS encoding methionine gamma-lyase, coding for MRNRPESFSTVAIHHGYDPMDHEGALTPPLHLTSTFAFETAEAGGEMFEGARAGHIYSRISNPTTALLERRIAALEGAEAGLALASGMGAISAAMWTLLSPGDEVILDKTLYGCTFSFMQHGLAKFGIELTHIDLTRAENLEAAISRKTKLVYFETPANPNMRLVDIRAVSNIAHANGALVVVDNTYATPYLTKPIEHGADIVVHSATKYLGGHGDVVAGLLVGSEDLVSEIRHVGMKDMTGAVMAPFNAMLILRGLKTLELRMDRHCASAMSVAEMLARNEAVADVHYPGLGSFAQHHLAKRQMAQFGGMIAFELKGGLEAGIETMNRLKLITRAVSLGDAETLVQHPASMTHSTYTAEERAAHGISEGLVRLSIGLEGIDDVLDDLAQALPRHPIRSAA
- a CDS encoding Lrp/AsnC family transcriptional regulator, with translation MDAKDRQIIRALQRNGRMTNQDLAATVNLSPSPCLRRLKLLEQSGAIVGYSASIDAAAYGLPVTVFVSITLTGHTEAVVKQFEQEIRRVDQVLECFVMTGTSDYLLRVVVKDLSDYETFVRKRLHPIGGIGSIDSRFVYGVVKKTNVFPVVE
- a CDS encoding LacI family DNA-binding transcriptional regulator; protein product: MKDTRSVPTLQDVADLARVSTATVSRCLNFPGQVSDKTRQRVDRAVEALGYTPNFGARAMAAQRTKTIGAIIPTMENSVFARGIQAVQEELDANGYTLLVASSSYRPDLEERQIRSLVARGADALLLIGHERDPAIFKYLEARNIPTLVTWAFDPSHARPSVGFDNRRAMETLTQEVLRLGHRRLAMISVDAMSNDRVAAREQGVRDAMRAAGLDETDLVIVGSRYSIEEGGHGFSALMGRTPRPTIVLCANDVLAVGAMRRAREMGLCVPQDVSIVGFDDIDLAQVTYPELTTVHVPHREMGRQAARALIDHLEHGHAIVGRELAAELRLRGSLGPPPQGQS
- a CDS encoding nitroreductase family protein; amino-acid sequence: MTQPEKPSLQDLLNARFSDAPDVGDWTARTDALRAVASRGSCRSFQARAVEMDLLKVLCVTALCAPTKSDLQQRDIILVRDEAIRRQLAELVSGQAWVADAPTLAVFCGNNRRQRHIHEMHGLPFANDHLDALVNAATDAAIALGAFVAAAEAVGLGCCPISAVRNEARAVSDLLHLPAHVFPFAGLAIGYPADAPQVAKRLPLRVTCHVDRFDEGDVTGAIRAYDADRAATQPYGTQRFVGAYGESQNYGWSEDKARQYSRPERADFGAYIRAQGFKLD
- a CDS encoding succinate dehydrogenase/fumarate reductase iron-sulfur subunit → MTTDTLKVTIERGPGIARRDFEVPAYDNQTVLDVVSWVQQNSDPTLSYRFACRVGMCGSCAMMVNGVPRWTCRTHISKVLDGDEVTIAPLRNLPVIKDLAVDMDPFFDKWVAAEGVHHGGLTREDPIAPVDAESGARVEANAGIECINCSVCYAACDTVAGNADYLGPAALQRAWTLLNDAKDEGRVAILDAVSGSGGCHNCHSMGSCTAYCPNDLDPMSAIAGLKRETARNFFRRGR
- a CDS encoding succinate dehydrogenase → MLGMRLYMAQRITALLMGPFVLGHIAVMIYAIQGGLSAAEILGRTQGSFLWFAFYGLFVVAVSIHGAIGLRVIAHEWAGVKGAALEALMWIIGAGLFAMGARAVWAVTFA
- a CDS encoding succinate dehydrogenase, giving the protein MKAVARAHPLWVAYIVHRLSGLALALFLPMHFWVLAMAVSDPGRLDGFLALTEAGIVKVAEFGLVFLLAVHMFGGLRLLALEWLPWRPAQKTLAAGAAAVSFLIAGAFLVQAV
- a CDS encoding L-aspartate oxidase → MVEIERHDTDILILGTGGAGLFAALHAQQTAPEGTKITIAVKGLIGKCGCTRMVQGGYNVALGGGDTVERHFMDTINGGKWLPNQNMAWRLCEQAVVRIRELENEVGCFFDRNPDGTLHQKAFAGQTADRTVHKGDLTGIEIINRLMEKVLASGVEKLQEHRAIGLIPTKDGSALAGVLMIDMRTGGFRFVRAKTVLMATGGGPTMYKYHTPSGDKTMDGLAMALRAGLKLRDMEMVQFHPTGLLAGDHTRMTGTVLEEGLRGAGGQLINHAGQRFMFDHDGKGERATRDVVSRGIYAEMRKNNNPEQEGVFISMSHLGPEWVAQKFKGMVKRCADSGFDLAAGKVEVVPTAHYFMGGVVVDVDTRTEMEGLYVAGEDAGGAHGSNRLGGNGVANSTVYGGIAGDTMGRDVTAMSLRAPDEEVLAAEVARAVYPLTRKPDLVLPLRKQLQEVMWDEVGVMRTAAGMKRGLTGIATVSDALMDVGVEGSNLAFNLTWHDWLNLRSLCDISEVITKAGLARENSRGAHFREDFPEPGAMEDSEFTVARMDGADVTVTRQPVQFTIVRPGETILPEGEPETLVAAQ
- a CDS encoding fumarate hydratase, which translates into the protein MIPIQLIQKTAETLMDKAAIEIPQDYLDGLKKAAETEDGDLSSFVLKAMLDNYEAAKEDRRAMCGDTGVPRWFVKMGNEARVEGGMVALEAALRRATANATNGVPLRPNRVHPLWRTDHNNNVGIGAPEIEYGFEPEGEWIDLITVHKGGLFGTDYRMLFPSDGVQGIKRFYLDSLMAFGKRGLACQPAIIGIGLGGSKDICMTLGKRASVLRTVGSRNSDPRIAEMEDEFKELGNSIGMGAMGFVGKNMVIDCNIEVGYCHTGGMPMSVHAFCLSSRRAVARIHANGRVEHRTDPDWFTDYQRRETVEWEPALEAAE